DNA from Branchiostoma lanceolatum isolate klBraLanc5 chromosome 9, klBraLanc5.hap2, whole genome shotgun sequence:
AAAGGTAAAGAAAATTGTTAAAAATAGTCTCTAAAAGTTTCAGTCTACATTAGTTATTGTTGTAAACTTATCTTAAAAACTGTATGATGTGAGTGAAATAGAACTTTAGACAGCATTCTATCTGAAATCACTGAAGCtactttttaaatatttttttaacaaactcgcTAAGTGCCAGGCCATTTGGGGCCACTCATattcgccctaggtcagaaacatcaatgctcaagacaagcatgacttcactgacccattaggagaagcaggggttacgaaggctacTCTGGAAATTCCCTACCCGACTTATAACAGTTACTACTCTTTTGTCTTTGTGCTCAACTTGTTTGAATCTGGAATTTCCTAGAAGACAAATTTTGGTCCACACTTATATCATGCTATCACTAGTAAGGTGCTACAAAGCTAGCCTAAACTTTGTAATAACAATGTCGCCAAATCTAGCTAAACTAGCATAGTACTTCTGTACTCCCTGACTgttgcttctttttcttttttcacatgGCACAAGCAACTAGCTCACTGACTTCACCAAGAAAAGCCACCACACACGATTGGTCAGCCTTCACTTCATGACAAGCTATGATTGGCTAAGCACTTTGTTAGTTGGCCAATAAGAGCGTGTTTAAGAAAATTTTTAAAATGTAACATCTCTTTTATAACATGGAACATGGTATATTCTGGCAAGGGTAAGATTGTTATCCAAGTTAGTAAAGTACAAGTTAGTGAGATAACTGCATATTAGTTAAGTTATACaatcataaatgataagaaGCATAAACTTTACAGATGAGATAATTGGTGGTTTGAGAAAGGTTAGTTAAATGTTTAATGATATgaagaaaaggagaaaacaatatatttctatCACCCTTTATAGGAGTGAAATGTAAATAAACCTACAAGCATACTAATATGTACACACATTTTAGTGGTGTAGGAGATGTGAGTGATAATCGGGTAAGATTAGAATTATAGCAcaggttactgtaattcactttatcttcatggtagcaaaatttcacggtgtaaggaaaatggacattttcactgaactttaacgtcacggtggcagcaagtgatgataagtttatggtacagaggtgaccgtgaaaacagtgaacataaagttacagtcactgtgaaagaaacaagaattacagtaacaaaGGCAACAGGTAGTAAGGTCGGGGTAAATTTAGACCATTTTGCATGCAACAATGTTATCTTTAGTTAGGATCAGTAATAATTTGTATGATAAGCTTTCCTGTCAGAATGAACAGGTAACATTGCTGTTAGTCGTTTACAACCTTGCTGCACCAGTCATAGCTATTGCCAGAGAAGTGTTGGCTAACACCACAGCAAAAACACCCAAGAGTACCCTTCTTCATGAAGTTAGTGAGCTGGTCGTGAGCCACAAGCTCCTTGTAGTCCGACTTGTGACCGTGTTTGATCAGCTCCTCGACCTTCGACCTCTCGTGGTCCAGCCGGAAGTTCATGTCGCCGAACCAGAAGACGCAGTCGAACCGCGAGGTGCAGTCATCTGAAGCCAGGGGGGAATTGTGATGGAATTAGTGTGGAATTGTAGTGGACCAGTGAGGAATGGTCATGGAATTAGAAAGGAATCATACCAAGCTGTTTAATTATCAGGAACTAGTGAGGAGTTATCAGGAACTAGTGAGGAATTATCAGGAACTAGTGAGGAGTTATCAGGAACTAGTGAGGAATTATCAGAAACTAGTGAGGAATTATAAGGAACTAGTGAGTAGTTATCAGAAACTAGTGAGGAGTTATAGGGAACTAGTGAGGAGTTATCAGAAACTAGTGAGGAGTTATCAGGAACTAGTGAGGAGTTATCAGGAACTATAGCTAGTGAGGAGTTATCGGGAACTAGTGAGGAGTTATCAGAAACTAGTGAGGAGTTACCAGGAACTAGTGAGGAATTATCAGTAACTAGTGAGGAATTTTACAACATTGTATTGTGTTCATATGATATCTGCTACCTGTTCataaatcaaaagttatgcACATTAAAGAGATTTATCAATAAGCCAAAGTTTGCTTGGCAATATTCCTCACTAGTTCCTAACAATTATGATCATAGTGCAAACAGATaacttcatatacatgtaacagttataaaacataacataaaacaTGTCATATTCTGCACCTAATTTCATTCAATTTCTAGACCCTGGCTAACCTGACTTCCCAGAAGTGGGGGAAACTGCTACTTTTTTCTGAGACTTTTTCTTCTTGGTTTTTGGCGTCCGTTTCCACACTGACTTTGTCTTTCTAATAGTATCCTCCTCACTACCTGATGGTGGGAATCATAATCATGTGCTTGTTAAGATTTTATAATATCTTGTATaatcatatagaatacaacatggggtattccgtatcacctgaggtaccagcccgaccccatacccacccgagaaaacacatatttcaatgcggaatgcgccagaagctgagggagttttgtgtcgtcgaacaaaaaactgtaacaactttGATTTCaacctccaaatccggtattcaaattttcaatggTGGCGCacccggcgcgctcgaaatgcattctaaatattctatggaagcctgtatgatacaacttagaaccccgtgtgatatgGAAAGATTATCACCCTGTCCGGAATACCCATATCGAACATTTtagcggcccaggtatgacatgataTCTGATATTTATTCTAGATCAACTGAAGCAAACCATGTTGGTAATagtggtggtttaatgttctcAGCTTTCACACTTAACTCTTCACTGCCAACTTAAAATCATCGCAAAAATgcttgaatgttttgtatattGCAAGACTAcaaccttgtttcaaccgcgaacaaaaaaacacagtgaacactccattttctatcTACCGTGATGAATTGAATGCATTTACGGCATCACAAAATTTGGACTAGCTCTTTATAACAGCGTCATATTTTGCAAGACATTGTCTTTATGCAAAGCTGGTTATTTGAAGATTAACTAAAAACATGTCGTTCAAGAATAGCTTGAATGCCTTACTTGGATCGCTGCTGTGTTGGTTGACAGGGACCATCTTGGGTAAGGAGATAGCCTCGCAGATCTTACTGTGGTCTGCTATCCGCTCCTTCGCCTTATTGTCTCCAGCTGAATACAAAGAAACAGCAAAATGATCAGTTAGTATTCAGTTCTAGCAGAGCCATCTAGTGGGTGACTGACAAACTGCAGGTTACAATGCCAAAACAAGAAAGCCAGTCTTGATGCAATGTTGGACCTATCCGCTCCATTGCTTTATTGTCTCCAGCTGAAAACAAAGTAGCAGCAAAAAATAATCAGTCAGCATTCAGTGCTAGCAAAGCCATCTAGTGGGTGACTGACAAACTGCAGGTTACAATGCCAAAACAAGAAAGCCAGTCTTGATGCAATTTTGGACCTATCTGCTCCATTGCCTTATTGTCTCCAGCTGAATACAAAGAAACAGCAAAATGATCAGTCAGCATTCAGTGCTAGCAAAGCCATCTAGTGGGTGACTGACAAACTGCAGGTTACAATGCCAAAACAAGAAAGCCAGTCTTGATACAATGTTGGACCTATCTGCTCCTTTGCTTTATTGTCTCCAGCTGAAAACAAAGTAGCAGCAAAAAATAATCAGTCTGCATTCAGTACTAGCAGAGCCATCTAGTGGGTGACTGACAAACTGCAGCTTGCAATGGCAAAACAAGAAAGCCAGTCTTGATGCAATGTTGGACCTATCCGCTCCATTGCTTTATTGTCTCCAGCTGAAAACAAAGTAGCAGCAAAAAATAATCAGTCTGCATTCAGTACTAGCAGAGCCATCTAGTGGGTGACTAACAAACTGCAGCTTGCAATGACAAAACAAGAGAGTCAGTCTTGATGCAATGTTGGACAGAATACTTACAGGTGAAGTGAGAGTTGATGAAGAGAAAGGACGTCCCAAAGAAGTTGAAGGAAACGGCAAGCCCACCCTGCAAGACACAAAAATAACCATCAAGTTAAAGatcaaaatcaacatcaacTCTAATAACTCTATATAGTCCTTCAACAAATACAAGTTAAAGCATTACACATTGGTAGAAACAATTGAAACTCTTGCATcagaaatgtattacaattaaagCAGTAGTTACACAATGTTGATTTTTCTAGAACATAcataatatcatacaaaatgtatctgctGAGTAACAAAGAAGAAACTCCTTTAATATGAACAAAAGgtactataaattttgaaaaaagttGCATGTTATCACTCAATGACTCAAACTAATAAATTGAACCACTGGAAGAACATACCTTGGTTTTTATCTGGGAAAAGGCTCTTGTGCTGACAGTGTCTTCTTCTGCAACTGTTAACAAAAGAACAAACAGTCAAATATATGGTGTATTTTTGGCACTCAGACTTGCTACATTACACTGATGCTTTTTTATCTGCAAGTGAATATACATCATTCATTAACTATtttaactagagttaagtatttgtgctacatatacttcaggtttgctatgttagtttagcaattacggagtctttttatgaatatgaattggcattgatcttttatttttgtttgaattgatagttgtgtgcccgtttgttaaaaatagagagaacactagcgaccccaaaaaacacccctcccaataaaatggtatggctaccctgcgacgtcacaaaatcaagatggcggccaccacacatgccaacggatccaacaaaggatttgctacgcaaacctgtaataactaCATCAGAAGAGACAGAGATGCACAGGCGCCATCACGACTCAAAACTGCAAAGGCTTGACACATGCAAGTTGAAGCAAGGAAGTCAGAAGTACCAGAGGGTTTAGGACTTATAATTACCTGAACAGAACCAGATGAGGTCTCTCCGGATGAAGACACAGACGTGGAGAACGCCGTAGGTCCCGGAGTAGAACAGCACGTGGGTCGGACCCAGGGTCTCCTGCATCCTGATCTCCCACTCACGTCTGCAACACAACAGGATTGGTCCAATGTTTAATACAAATTTTAATCAAATTACAGTACAAGACAAGGActtgtcaaatgtttggtcCACTTGCAAAACACAAAGTTCTGTGATTGGTCCAAAGTTTAGTCCAACTACAACACACACAATAGAGATTTGAATGACATGTTACATTCACTTGTAACACATGACAGGGATTGGTCCAATGTTTCATCCAATTGCAACTGAGGGATTGGCCTGATTCTAATCAAATTACAATACACAACAGGGGCTGGTCAAATGTTTGATCTACAATGCAAAGTACAACAGTTGTGATTGGTCCAATGTTTAATCTAACACACACAACAGGGATTGGTGTTCAAGAGTTTAATCCAGTTGTGACACTCAATCAGTCAATGGTGGGTGGACCAATGTTTAATCCACCTTCAACACAGTGTCTACAGGGATTGGTCCAATGTTTAATCTAATTACAGCACACAACAGGAATTGGTCCAAAGAACCTCACATAGCAGAAGATACCCACCAGCCATCTTGACAATGACAATATATGTTTCAATTTTACCTTTGAACGACATTATTTTCTAGCAGTGTAGGCGAAGAAAAATGATATTCTCTGGCAGAAAGACTTACAGTTGTCCATAAATGGTTATTATGAAACATCCAGCTCAATTCTACCGGAATATCTTCACTTCCAGATTGCAGTGAAATTGCTTGTTGCCTCCAGAATTTGAAATCCCTGATGATAATAGCCTTTCAAAATTGCCCTTTTATCCAAGAAATGAGTTTCGCTTCTATATACCAGACAGTATAATCATCGGTCTGAATTAGTGttttcagggctcaaaatacttttttggttacttgcaaaattgcaagttggcaaaaatttgactttgaattctAAAAATTAACTTGCAATATTACATTTATagtcagtacatgtatgtacatgcaaCTGCttttgctatacatgtacatacatcatGACAATAGCAACTTTTATAGAATTATTAGAAGACTAAATATCTAAATACAGATTTACTAATATGTAGCCtttattgttttgtagtcagAGACTAATTTCTCCTCTAGTAACAGTCATTTGTCATTTGCGCGGCGAAACTGGGTATGTGCTTTCACGATCCAccggtattttcaacttgcaagtTCATATAATTTTCACTTGCAATCCTTCActactttttcttattttttcttacttttcttgttttcttaataatatgttgagaaagattttcttatccaaaggaaaacaagaaaatttaagAAACCTTCTGTGAAAGACTTTGTATGTCAATTCTTTCACAAAGAATTCTAtcatttctagaaaaataagaaaaattttaTTGCTCAGCCTTACTACGAGACTTGTTTTTCCTTAGGTCAAATgtggtattcttacagattatttccttaagatattttttcttgaaaatttgattctactagaggaattttcttgaactttcttggtttaagcaAGGAGAATAAAAAagtcttagatgcaattcttgtttgtgcttaaacagggattcttgtttgtgcttaaaacagggattcttgtttgtgcttaaaacagggattcttgtatacagaataatattcttgctgacagaaaaaatttcaagccctggtctTGGGTCTCAAAGGAGGGAAGCGTACAGTTccattaaaggagtcctaaaccccagagggggagttattttccaatggatggtaatttaaGGAAGTAGGAAaggatattttttacagtatacgataaagtacccactagtcccgtgctcatccaaaagcattcagtattctaccaaattctcCAGgcgaccctcagcctatgtgtgttttacaatgtgcctgacaatgcctgacaaaagttagattacaaaaagaatgtcagggtggttcagaaaaactcgtcttgctatgtgttcttttatatcttattaataaTTGGCCTAAATAAAAATAAGaatcttattgtgcttaaccaccctcatttacgccgaaaatatccacgattaaaaatgtatgtttacgcatagggaatacactggtagggtctgcaggggtttagtgagtatcatattgttttaaaaaaacacaccttgtgtaattcaccacaagcggaattctgtacaaaatcggctgattatgtattgattgatacataatctagtggaaaataacaccgccttctggagtttaggactcctttaacacaGTACATACCTGGCAGGTGTGCCCTCCTGGAAGCCCATTACGTACATGTCCTGCACATATTCACAGCACTCAGGCAGCAGGAAGTCATCGATCTTGTCTGGCAGGTCCTGTGGACAGAATGGAAGCGTTTGCTTATATCAGTGTGACTGTGATATAAATCTACCAAAAAGGTTGGGAAGTACCAGGGCTTGAAagactgggtgcatgtgcacctttgtgcacccaaaattggagctgtgcaccttttttttttactgtgggtgcaccagtgagCCTAGATATTTTTGAACACTATAGTAAAAaaggtactataattgtacacaaagggctcaaaatagtgggtgcatgtgcacctttttgcacccaaaattggagctgtgcaccagtcctaattttttactgtgggtgcactagtgtacctagatatttttgtactctataggataaactttaaggtaaaaATTAAACAGAAGGTAACATCCAGAACAGTTGTTGGTGTACCCCACTGTTGAAAAATACAGCAAGGCACATCTtgtgagaaccatttttgaaaacTGTGAGTCTATCATGGCAGCCAGGTATGAATACCACAACACTGACAAAAAACACACTTCTGAAATGTCCGCAGCAGTTTTAATTTTGCCTTAGAAGACCTCTCCACtgcgaatactgtaaatcactttaaattTAAcgatgggaacaaacatcactgtctcaaatattagggatcaaatatttgcgatgatgaaattttagcggttaacaagtgaccgttaaattactagctaaaattaagttacagttaacaaatcttAAATTACAGACTGAGTATGCATTTCCATTCCATTATTACTAGATTTATTTTAACAGTGAACTTGCATTTGAATTAAACACAGAAAAAGActtgcaaaattaagtccccgcAAAATAAACGAGTTAACGGTACTGAAGAAAACGAGGCGTACCTTTTCGCCATGCATGTTCCAAGTCCCTACGAAGACGGTCATCCTTCGATCAGGAAAGTATCTCTCCAGTTCATCCTGTCCAAGCAGGGCACCAGAGCTCATGCTGCTGCCCAGCAGATAACTCCTGAGTATGACATAGCAAAATGTACACCATTTGTCATACACTGCTGCACCACAACTGCTGGGAGCTTACAGTGGTTATATGGTGAACACTGATTGTTGTCAGACTTCAAtctcctttttttttagaaaatacagCAACATTCCTTTCTATCCTAAagaattgtttgtttattaatctTTTTTAATATAGCACAGTAGATGTCCAAAGATCCGAATCATCACTTATATATAAACCCTTTCAACTAGAGACTACGACGTCtgagtgaccaaagatttgGCAAATCGCTCAATGATCTTTATAAATTGATAAAGAATATCTTTGcattttgagtgttttgttgccttGAATATCATACTTTGACATCATGCATACATctacatcatattccaattataaaacaAAGGGTCAAACAAATCTAATTTTGAATGCTCATGATCAATGATCGCTCAACAATAGTCTAGTAGAGAAAGGGCTTGAAACAAATATAGAACTTATTACAGATTATTACTAATAACTTCTATGTTTCAAGCCCTTTTTCTACAGCAATCACCACAGATTTAGAAGAAtattagaagaaacaaaataataTTGAACCATAACCTGTCCAATGTTTATAACATTATAAACACATTTTGTATGAATAACAATTCCCTAAGATACCAAGACTGCATGAATTAAGCTGTTTAACCTGACTGTGAGGAAGGAACTCTTAGACTTGACAGGGTTAACAACGGCCATGGCAGATTTGCCCCTGGACATGCTGAATCTCCTTGTGTTCATCCCGCAGCCAAATGACATCTGATGACTACTGACACTTAGAAATTAAAGAAAGAAACTAAAAGACTGAAAAGGTTTTGCAGTGTACAACACACAAGTGATGCTTTAGTTTTTTAGTGAGGTGTTTTCCTTGTTCTAGAACAGATGTGTTTGTCAACTGTTAGTAACAGTTACTATGTAAAAtaaatgatatgattatgacATTCTAGAATGCTTTTTAAGTTTTATGAGATGGTTGTTATTTCACTAAATGTCATTTTCCTTGTTCCagaacagatgtacatgtatttgtcaactGTTAGCAACaattactacatttgtacagtatgtacattgtCTAATTAATGATATGACATTCTAGAATTCTCTTTTATGAGATGGTTCGTTATTTCACTAAATGGAACAACTTTCTTGGGTAAgttttgtagtacagtactcTTATCAATATACAACAGTTTTTGAAAGCAAAGGGATCCAAATAATATTGATATATTGTATGATTTTCTAATCATTATTGTTTGGAAATTGGTATTGACTGACAAATTAAAGAGATTACCAAGTAAACATAAATGAAATTCCAATTCATAATCCATCTATTACACAATGTTTGCTGCTCATTTGAAGCAGTAAAAATCTTAATTCTTAATTCATTAAACCTTctttctgctgcctaactctgtaaacaaTTAGAGAATAGGGTGCcgaatggctacttcagtgtgctaaaggtaaaACACTAGTTTTAATAActtacgaaaaaaaaaaattctacatgcagttaattaTATAAAGTTTGGCAATGTGAAAATTGAGAAATGTAATATGAATTTGTGGCACCAAATTCTAGACTTGACACTCTTTATACACCATAACAGTACTGTAATGACATGTAACTGTTGAGAAAAAGtttaaagggaggctaaacttaaaatcGAAAAGTCaactatactttgctaaatataccccaaagttaAGTCCTCACTTGTTTTGAGTCtgccatagttcagggctcttccgtcatttgtaacttgggccgttctgacggctactcgcctgatgattgaattaatcaattgtaaggtcacaatGTGGGACCTCCGAGGTCTCAGCATTTCGAAACCAAATTTAGGGCTTTTGAGGATGGATTCAGAATTGTAATTTTCCAACGAATTCAGAAAATTCCTCAAAATTACAGCCTCATGAAAGCCAGATCCAAAATGCAGAGACATGACGTCACATattgtgaccttacaattgattaattcaatcatcaggcgatCGCGAGTAGCCGTCAGAATGGCCCAGGTTACAAATGACAGatgagccctgaactatggcggGCTTATGTAATTAAATTAATTTGCTTGTATATGTAGCAAAGAATGGTAGACTTTTCAATTCTAAGTTTAGGCCCCCTTTGATAATCTTATGTCTGAGGTTTAAAATTTATCCTTACCTATCTCTGGCAGCCCGTGTTTGAATCATTGGTAGAGCGCTGACGGACTGGAACGACATCACAGACATATCCGACTCCGTACGACTAAGCTGCGCGTTCAATCCCGGCATGGAGTTCGCCCTCTCCCCGTGGTACAACGAATACATCGGAAACTCCGTTTTGATCGTAGTTCTCAGCGACTGTGACGACACGTTCCCTTCTAGCGGCGGTAGGTTTGGCGACACTTTTAACGGTTCTAATCTGTTCGATCCCTCTTTGTAATTGCCGAACAGGTCGTCGTTTTCCGAAGAGGATTCGCTGGTCACGGAAACCAGTGACGAAGTGTCGCTGGTTAGTGACGACGACTGTCGTTTCAATGGGGTTGAAGTCTTCGGTCCCTTGTCTTCCATTTTCAACTTCGCCGTCAGCCTTGCCTCGAGTTCTGGCACCATGTCAGGTATGGAACCGTCGCTGTCATTGCTGTCTTTAGCTGTGCTCATTTCTAACTGTCCCAAAACAGCAGCTGTCCTATCGTTTACATGACTTGATTTTTGAGAAGAGACATTACcttttgttttctgttctttCGGTTCCGAGCCTCCTGATTTAGGTTTAGAAGTAGAAATGACAACATCGTCGTCGGATGACGACCCACCGGTCACCGGATCCCCGCCACCAGTTGAACTGCTTCCCCCCATAACCTGTTTATCCGTGTCTTGGTTACCTTTGTTTTGGTTGCCCTCAGGGGATGCACCTTTTTCAGGTGATTCTTTCTCTTTTGATGTATTCCCTGTGGAATTAGATTCCTTTTGTTCTAAATCCTTTCCacgtttgttgtctttttttgtctcaaCGCCCTCATCTGAACTGTAGTCTGAGAGAGCGACGGCGGCGGGTTTAGTTTCGGTGACTTTTGGCTCGATGGGTCCTCTCCACTGGCCAGGGCGGGGGGCCCTGGTTACTGCTGAGTCCGTGGACGACTCACTAGCATTCTTCTTGGGTAAGTTCAAACCCTGCGACTTGTTCTCTACATCCACAGAAGAACTAGACTTCAGACTATCTGTGCTACCGAACTTTCGCGTCGGCGGTTTAGGCTTGCTGGGGGGACGGGGGGAGTGCTTGCCTTCGAAGTCCGACAAGGAGTTTCTATCCGCTTCGTCGCCGCTTTGAACCAACTCCTTGAATCTCCGTCTCGGTTTCGGCTTGGGTTTCGACTCTTCGGAATTTTCGACATTCTTTTCGCCAGTTTCTTCGGATGTAGATTTTTTCAAGTCTGGTTTTGTATCACCCTTTTCTTCCTCCTTGTGTCCTCTCTCAGAATCTGCTTGCGATGAGTTTCCGAGGCTTTCGTTACTTCCCATGGCATTCTTCTTCATGGCTTTTAGTCTCGCCAGGGTCTTCTTTTTCGGCTGGCGGTGTTTCTTCCTGGTACTAGCGGGTGACCCCTCCTCGCCAGTGCCTAGACTGTCAGTATCTGCCCCCATGTCCGACATGATGCGATTATTCTATATTCtgtaaagaacaaaaaaacttgTCAGCTTACTAATCTACAGAATAGACTGAAGCTAAATACTCTTACGTAAGACAAAATGAAgcaagcaactagatagattGTATAATCCTTTAGAGAATTAATCCAGTCACTTGACTTATAAATAAatgttctacatgtacctggatgtctggtTTTCATCAACCTAAATACTCTTAGATTTAGGTTTTTGTTAGTACAAGTATCACACAATTGCCAGCTCACTGAATATTGAATCTTAACCATTTGCTTAATATCATATAATCATATTATAAGAAGCGAATAATTCATAGGCTGGCGGTGACCAATCCAGACTGAATACAGAAACTCAAACAGGTTTCTTTCACAAACAAAACTGATGAAGAAGTtaattacatgacattgtactagTACTTCTTTTCATAACCCATAGAAAATTTAACATAGGCCAATATACACCAGTAAGTTACATAAGTTATACTGAAAATGCagtatgtttgcagttttcacgatgaccatttcaccacaaactttaaaccaccgcgaacatttttgtccaatactgtacaatacaaaatagtagcagtgtgtgactatagcgctgccggaAACTTAAAATtatcgcaaacactccatttttgccttaaatggaacttaaatgcatttacagtacttcaatGACATCAACTCATTCCAAGTCAATATACACTGAGACTAGTTCAGATGTATATAATTAATGGCCCTAAAAGCTTTTCAATGTCTGATGTCCCATGAGGTTAAAAACTTTCCCTGTAGACTAGATGTTTCAAAAT
Protein-coding regions in this window:
- the LOC136441603 gene encoding phosphatidylinositol polyphosphate 5-phosphatase type IV-like isoform X1, whose protein sequence is MSDMGADTDSLGTGEEGSPASTRKKHRQPKKKTLARLKAMKKNAMGSNESLGNSSQADSERGHKEEEKGDTKPDLKKSTSEETGEKNVENSEESKPKPKPRRRFKELVQSGDEADRNSLSDFEGKHSPRPPSKPKPPTRKFGSTDSLKSSSSVDVENKSQGLNLPKKNASESSTDSAVTRAPRPGQWRGPIEPKVTETKPAAVALSDYSSDEGVETKKDNKRGKDLEQKESNSTGNTSKEKESPEKGASPEGNQNKGNQDTDKQVMGGSSSTGGGDPVTGGSSSDDDVVISTSKPKSGGSEPKEQKTKGNVSSQKSSHVNDRTAAVLGQLEMSTAKDSNDSDGSIPDMVPELEARLTAKLKMEDKGPKTSTPLKRQSSSLTSDTSSLVSVTSESSSENDDLFGNYKEGSNRLEPLKVSPNLPPLEGNVSSQSLRTTIKTEFPMYSLYHGERANSMPGLNAQLSRTESDMSVMSFQSVSALPMIQTRAARDRSYLLGSSMSSGALLGQDELERYFPDRRMTVFVGTWNMHGEKDLPDKIDDFLLPECCEYVQDMYVMGFQEGTPARREWEIRMQETLGPTHVLFYSGTYGVLHVCVFIRRDLIWFCSVAEEDTVSTRAFSQIKTKGGLAVSFNFFGTSFLFINSHFTSGDNKAKERIADHSKICEAISLPKMVPVNQHSSDPNDCTSRFDCVFWFGDMNFRLDHERSKVEELIKHGHKSDYKELVAHDQLTNFMKKEEAFVGFKESQIRFPPTYKFDLNTDHYDTSPKLRVPSYTDRVLYKCKKAGDITALNYSNVPSIKISDHRPVYAVFEVKIRPGRDTIPLAAGQFDREVYIEANRRRAMQINVERKQSRICSIM
- the LOC136441603 gene encoding phosphatidylinositol polyphosphate 5-phosphatase type IV-like isoform X2 — its product is MSFGCGMNTRRFSMSRGKSAMAVVNPVKSKSSFLTVRSYLLGSSMSSGALLGQDELERYFPDRRMTVFVGTWNMHGEKDLPDKIDDFLLPECCEYVQDMYVMGFQEGTPARREWEIRMQETLGPTHVLFYSGTYGVLHVCVFIRRDLIWFCSVAEEDTVSTRAFSQIKTKGGLAVSFNFFGTSFLFINSHFTSGDNKAKERIADHSKICEAISLPKMVPVNQHSSDPNDCTSRFDCVFWFGDMNFRLDHERSKVEELIKHGHKSDYKELVAHDQLTNFMKKEEAFVGFKESQIRFPPTYKFDLNTDHYDTSPKLRVPSYTDRVLYKCKKAGDITALNYSNVPSIKISDHRPVYAVFEVKIRPGRDTIPLAAGQFDREVYIEANRRRAMQINVERKQSRICSIM